A region from the Microbacterium lacus genome encodes:
- the dxs gene encoding 1-deoxy-D-xylulose-5-phosphate synthase, whose amino-acid sequence MSLLSSISTPRDLDALSLEQLEQLAAEIRAFLIENVSRTGGHLGPNLGIVELTIAMHRVFDSPNDPMIFDTGHQSYVHKMLTGRQDFTGLRSRGGLAGYPQRSESPHDVVESSHASSSLSWADGVSRALTRTGRKDRHVVAVVGDGSLTGGMTWEALNNISDDNDRNLVIIVNDNGRSYAPTIGGMARYLNRVRTADTYQTLHRGSDSFFGKLGPAARAFYRGVRGGTHGFLSRFVNNAALYSNLDIKYLGPVDGHDLPALIETLELAKDFGAPVIVHAITEKGRGYEPARNDEADQFHAVGKIDPLSGAPVGGSSATAWTDVFADELVAVGEEREDIIGITAAMLRPTGLLPFAQRFPDRVYDVGIAEQHAVASAAGLAFGGLHPVVAIYATFMNRAFDQVMMDVALHRAGVTFVLDRAGVTGPDGPSHHGIWDLAMLQIVPHIRIAVPRDAERLQEELREAVAVEDAPTVIRFPKGSVSPTLPALERLPDGVDVLARSDAQDVLLIGIGPMAHIAVDVADRLRAQGIGATVVDPRWVVPVQPSIIELAAAHRLVITIEDGIRVGGIGTRVRQVLREANVDTAVDELGIPDEFIDHASREQILEDAGLTAAKIAQDVVSQVLGTRIPVARPTEQRPEWLTDVDAQQRHDEVRDI is encoded by the coding sequence ATGTCGTTGCTGTCATCGATCTCGACTCCGCGGGACCTCGACGCGCTCAGCCTCGAGCAGCTCGAGCAGCTCGCCGCCGAGATCCGCGCGTTCCTCATCGAGAACGTCTCCCGCACCGGCGGGCACCTCGGTCCCAACCTCGGCATCGTCGAGCTCACGATCGCCATGCATCGCGTGTTCGACTCGCCGAACGACCCGATGATCTTCGACACGGGTCACCAGTCGTACGTCCACAAGATGCTCACCGGGCGCCAGGACTTCACCGGACTGCGCTCGCGCGGGGGATTGGCCGGCTACCCCCAGCGCTCCGAGAGCCCGCACGACGTCGTGGAGTCCTCGCACGCGTCCAGCTCCCTCAGCTGGGCGGACGGCGTGTCACGGGCCCTGACCCGGACGGGACGCAAGGACCGTCACGTCGTCGCCGTCGTCGGAGACGGTTCCCTCACGGGCGGGATGACGTGGGAGGCACTGAACAACATCTCCGACGACAACGACCGCAATCTCGTGATCATCGTCAACGACAACGGCCGCTCGTACGCCCCGACGATCGGCGGTATGGCGCGATACCTGAACCGCGTCCGCACGGCGGACACGTACCAGACCCTGCACCGCGGTTCGGACTCGTTCTTCGGCAAGCTCGGACCCGCCGCGCGCGCGTTCTACCGCGGCGTCCGCGGCGGCACGCACGGCTTCCTGTCGCGCTTCGTGAACAACGCGGCGCTGTATTCGAACCTCGACATCAAGTACCTGGGTCCCGTCGACGGCCACGACCTTCCGGCGCTCATCGAGACCCTCGAGCTGGCGAAGGACTTCGGCGCCCCCGTCATCGTCCACGCGATCACCGAGAAGGGCCGCGGCTACGAGCCTGCACGCAACGACGAAGCCGACCAGTTCCACGCGGTCGGCAAGATCGATCCTCTCTCCGGCGCCCCCGTCGGAGGATCCTCCGCCACGGCGTGGACGGACGTCTTCGCCGACGAACTCGTCGCCGTCGGGGAGGAGCGCGAGGACATCATCGGCATCACCGCGGCGATGCTGCGCCCGACGGGTCTGCTGCCGTTCGCCCAGCGATTCCCCGACCGCGTGTACGACGTCGGCATCGCCGAGCAGCATGCCGTCGCCTCCGCGGCCGGCCTCGCCTTCGGCGGTCTGCACCCCGTCGTGGCGATCTACGCCACGTTCATGAACCGCGCCTTCGACCAGGTGATGATGGATGTCGCCCTGCACCGTGCCGGCGTCACGTTCGTCCTTGACCGCGCCGGGGTCACCGGGCCGGATGGTCCGAGCCACCACGGCATCTGGGACCTGGCGATGCTGCAGATCGTCCCGCACATCCGCATCGCCGTCCCGCGCGACGCGGAGCGGCTCCAGGAGGAACTGCGCGAAGCCGTCGCGGTCGAGGACGCGCCGACCGTCATCCGCTTCCCGAAGGGCTCCGTGAGTCCGACGCTGCCCGCGCTCGAGCGCCTGCCGGACGGCGTGGACGTCCTCGCGCGCTCAGACGCGCAGGACGTGCTCCTGATCGGCATCGGTCCGATGGCGCATATCGCGGTCGACGTCGCGGACCGCCTCCGCGCGCAGGGCATCGGTGCGACGGTCGTCGATCCGCGCTGGGTCGTGCCCGTGCAGCCGTCGATCATCGAGCTCGCGGCGGCCCACCGCCTCGTCATCACGATCGAGGACGGCATCCGCGTGGGCGGCATCGGCACGCGGGTGCGTCAGGTGCTGCGCGAGGCCAACGTCGACACGGCGGTGGATGAGCTCGGCATCCCCGACGAGTTCATCGATCATGCCAGTCGGGAGCAGATCCTCGAGGATGCCGGCCTCACGGCGGCCAAGATCGCGCAGGATGTCGTCTCCCAGGTCCTGGGTACGCGCATCCCCGTCGCCCGGCCGACCGAGCAGCGCCCGGAGTGGCTGACGGACGTGGACGCGCAGCAGCGACACGACGAGGTGCGCGACATCTGA
- the sepH gene encoding septation protein SepH produces MEQLKVIGTEDDVLVLVTESGDRFSLAVDDVLRVELRKARREREADANVVRPSPREVQMHIRAGMSAQEVAELLGARVEDVARFEGPVLAEREHIVSQALAVPVLLGADIDPDVHPTFGGAVRAKLGEAGAVGERWTSWKEPTGWVVKLEFTANQVDHDARWGFDPRRSTLSPLNSDAIQLSRQGSLPEGLIPRLRALDSAPAKDDSRFDSGAFGPRRLPDADLESPDIREPVAPAVQEAAMKRADSTAVTSSETADLLEALRRRRGQREPLPGADEADAPRPQAPVALFDALEPGYEESPPEPTAVQSGIENEAVNEGPGRRKGRTSMPSWDEIVFGARTDD; encoded by the coding sequence ATGGAACAGCTCAAAGTCATCGGAACCGAAGACGATGTGCTCGTCCTGGTCACCGAGTCGGGTGATCGGTTCTCGCTCGCCGTCGACGATGTCCTGCGCGTCGAGCTGCGCAAGGCGCGTCGCGAGCGCGAGGCCGACGCGAACGTCGTGCGCCCCAGTCCGCGCGAGGTGCAGATGCACATCCGCGCCGGGATGTCGGCGCAGGAGGTCGCCGAGCTCCTCGGTGCCCGCGTCGAGGACGTGGCGCGATTCGAGGGTCCCGTGCTCGCCGAGCGCGAGCACATCGTGAGTCAGGCGCTCGCGGTCCCTGTCCTGCTGGGAGCCGACATCGACCCCGATGTGCACCCCACGTTCGGCGGTGCCGTCCGGGCGAAGCTCGGCGAAGCGGGCGCGGTCGGTGAACGCTGGACGAGCTGGAAAGAGCCGACCGGCTGGGTCGTCAAGCTCGAGTTCACCGCCAACCAGGTGGATCACGACGCGCGATGGGGATTCGACCCGCGCCGGAGCACTCTGTCGCCGCTCAACTCCGATGCGATCCAGCTGTCCCGGCAGGGATCCCTCCCGGAGGGTCTGATCCCGCGGCTGCGCGCTCTGGACTCCGCGCCCGCGAAAGACGACTCCCGTTTCGACAGCGGCGCCTTCGGTCCGCGTCGGCTGCCCGATGCCGACTTGGAGAGCCCCGACATCCGGGAGCCCGTCGCGCCCGCCGTGCAGGAGGCGGCGATGAAGAGGGCTGATTCCACGGCGGTGACCTCATCCGAGACCGCGGACCTGCTCGAGGCTCTCCGCCGTCGACGAGGGCAGCGCGAGCCGCTTCCCGGCGCCGATGAAGCGGACGCCCCGCGCCCCCAGGCGCCCGTGGCGCTCTTCGACGCGCTCGAGCCCGGATACGAGGAATCGCCGCCCGAACCGACGGCCGTCCAGAGCGGGATCGAGAACGAAGCGGTGAACGAAGGTCCGGGTCGGCGCAAGGGTCGCACGTCGATGCCGTCGTGGGACGAGATCGTCTTCGGAGCACGCACGGACGACTGA
- a CDS encoding DUF3093 domain-containing protein: MTDVRGATAVRYRERLSPSLWAIVSAAVAAPMAALVLTRIDTTLALVGGILVGVAIIALMIAGSPSVGVQDGVLTAGRAHIDLAHTGEVVALTGDEARYARGPGLEPRSWHVIRGGIDGVVIVQITDPDDPAPSWVMSSRTPDRLAAAVRRAQATPRTPYR; the protein is encoded by the coding sequence GTGACCGATGTCCGAGGTGCCACCGCCGTCCGCTACCGCGAGCGGCTCAGTCCGTCGCTGTGGGCGATCGTGAGCGCCGCGGTCGCTGCGCCCATGGCCGCGCTCGTGCTCACGCGCATCGACACGACGCTCGCGCTGGTCGGCGGCATCCTGGTCGGCGTCGCGATCATCGCGCTCATGATCGCCGGCTCGCCGTCGGTCGGCGTGCAGGACGGTGTACTGACCGCCGGTCGGGCGCACATCGACCTCGCGCACACGGGCGAGGTCGTCGCCCTCACCGGCGACGAGGCGCGCTACGCGCGGGGACCGGGACTCGAGCCCCGCTCGTGGCACGTCATCCGCGGCGGGATCGACGGCGTGGTGATCGTTCAGATCACGGATCCGGACGACCCGGCGCCCTCATGGGTGATGTCCTCGCGGACGCCCGATCGACTCGCCGCGGCGGTGCGCCGTGCGCAGGCTACGCCGCGCACTCCTTACAGATAG
- a CDS encoding DUF3159 domain-containing protein produces MTDAPRSPESAGPEPERAPSLTPPSASELVGAALGDAARRAGLDPSAGGPTGHVVWRAMGGWRGILESVLPSLVFVILFTVTYDPETQRGDLWLSLGLSVGLAAVFTLIRLLTRSPAGAAIGGLVATAGAAALALLTGRGQDNFVFGFITNAAYGTAFLVSALIGWSLIGLAVGFLMNEGTRWRSDKRKRRVFFWLAIAWAGLFAFRLAVQLPLYFAGDVTALGTLKLIMGLPLFAPLVAVTWLAVRALYPAPAK; encoded by the coding sequence GTGACCGACGCCCCGCGCTCGCCCGAGTCCGCCGGGCCCGAGCCGGAGCGCGCTCCCTCCCTCACGCCTCCCTCCGCCTCGGAGCTGGTCGGCGCCGCGCTCGGCGACGCCGCGCGCCGGGCCGGGCTCGACCCGTCCGCCGGCGGACCGACCGGGCACGTGGTCTGGCGGGCCATGGGCGGATGGCGCGGCATCCTCGAATCGGTGCTGCCGAGCCTCGTCTTCGTGATCCTGTTCACCGTCACGTACGACCCGGAGACCCAGCGCGGCGACCTCTGGCTCTCGCTCGGACTGTCCGTGGGCCTCGCCGCGGTGTTCACGCTCATCCGGCTGCTCACCAGGTCACCCGCCGGCGCGGCGATCGGAGGCCTCGTCGCCACCGCGGGCGCAGCGGCCCTGGCCCTTCTGACCGGACGTGGGCAGGACAACTTCGTCTTCGGTTTCATCACGAACGCCGCCTACGGCACCGCGTTCCTCGTGTCGGCCCTCATCGGCTGGTCGCTCATCGGTCTGGCGGTCGGGTTCCTCATGAACGAAGGGACGCGGTGGCGGTCGGACAAGCGCAAGCGGAGGGTGTTCTTCTGGCTCGCGATCGCGTGGGCGGGCCTGTTCGCCTTCCGGCTCGCGGTGCAGCTCCCGCTCTACTTCGCGGGCGACGTCACCGCGCTCGGAACCCTCAAGCTCATCATGGGGCTGCCGTTGTTCGCGCCGCTCGTGGCGGTCACCTGGCTGGCGGTGCGAGCGCTCTACCCCGCGCCGGCCAAGTGA
- the dut gene encoding dUTP diphosphatase: protein MAETADVLIIAPDVPAYAHPGDAGADLVSAEALRLEPGERALVGTGVRIALPDGYAAFVVPRSGLATKHGITIVNSPGTVDAGYRGEIKVTLLNTDARQAYDIAVGDRIAQLIVMPVTRARFIPVDDLPESVRGDGGFGSTGYQQKDGVRA from the coding sequence GTGGCTGAAACTGCGGACGTCCTCATTATCGCCCCCGACGTTCCGGCGTACGCGCACCCGGGCGACGCCGGCGCCGACCTCGTCTCCGCCGAGGCGCTTCGCCTCGAGCCCGGCGAACGCGCGCTTGTCGGAACCGGGGTGCGGATCGCCCTGCCCGACGGCTACGCCGCGTTCGTCGTTCCGCGCAGTGGTCTGGCGACGAAGCACGGCATCACGATCGTCAACAGTCCGGGCACGGTCGATGCCGGCTACCGTGGCGAGATCAAGGTGACCCTGTTGAACACGGATGCCCGCCAGGCGTACGACATCGCGGTCGGCGACCGCATCGCCCAGCTGATCGTCATGCCGGTCACACGTGCCCGATTCATCCCGGTCGACGACCTCCCCGAGAGCGTGCGCGGGGACGGCGGCTTCGGCTCGACCGGCTACCAGCAGAAGGACGGAGTCCGAGCATGA
- a CDS encoding DUF4193 domain-containing protein: MATDYDAPRKTEDDSESIEALKERVPDKLSGAVDVEDADNPSGFELPGADLSDLELDVVVLPAQEDEFTCSNCFLVKHRSQLDHDGAHGPICKECAA, translated from the coding sequence ATGGCTACGGATTACGACGCCCCCCGCAAGACCGAAGACGACAGCGAGTCGATCGAGGCCCTGAAGGAGCGCGTGCCCGACAAGCTCTCGGGCGCGGTTGATGTGGAGGACGCCGACAACCCGTCGGGTTTCGAGCTGCCGGGTGCGGACCTGTCGGACCTCGAGCTCGACGTCGTCGTCCTGCCCGCGCAGGAGGACGAGTTCACCTGCTCGAACTGCTTCCTGGTGAAGCACCGCTCGCAGCTGGACCACGACGGTGCACACGGCCCTATCTGTAAGGAGTGCGCGGCGTAG
- a CDS encoding aconitate hydratase produces MSTVDSFGAKSTLTVGSTDYEIFRIDTVPGFEKLPFSLKVLLENLLRTEDGANVTKAQIEALGSWDAAAEPDTEIQFTPARVVMQDFTGVPCIVDLATMREAVTALGGDPNRINPLSPAEMVIDHSVIADLFGTENALERNVEIEYERNGERYQFLRWGQTAFDDFKVVPPGTGIVHQVNIEHLAKVIYDRTVDGTLRAYPDTCVGTDSHTTMVNGLGVLGWGVGGIEAEAAMLGQPVSMLIPRVVGFKLTGAIPAGVTATDVVLTITDMLRKHGVVGKFVEFYGEGVASVPLANRATIGNMSPEFGSTAAMFPIDDVTLDYLRLTGRDEQTVALVEAYAKEQSLWHDASRELVFSEYLELDLSTVVPSIAGPKRPQDRILLSEAKSQFEKDILNYATATSSDSIVDLEVDQSFPASDPGSVPGEEETHTGEILISSGGPAAASRPVRITPPTGSPYVLDNGAVTLAAITSCTNTSNPSVMIAAGLLARKAREKGLKQKPWVKTTLGPGSKVVTDYYEKSGLDKDLEGLGFYTVGYGCTICIGNSGPLIEEVSAAVNDHDLAVTAVLSGNRNFEGRISPDVKMNYLASPPLVVAYALAGSMNFDFETDALGKDEAGNDVFLKDIWPAPDEVQEIIDSSISREQFITQYATVFEGDERWKNLPTPTGPVFEWDADSTYVRKAPYFDGMSMELTPVADITGARVLATLGDSVTTDHISPAGNIKAGTPAAQYLTEHGVGQKDFNSYGSRRGNHEVMIRGTFANIRLKNALVSAVNDGAVVEGGFTRDFTQEGGPQSFIYDASQNYQAQGTPLVIFGGKEYGSGSSRDWAAKGTSLLGVKAVITESFERIHRSNLIGMGVVPLQFPAGESWESLGLDGTEIVSIHGLEQLNDGVTPKTVRVTAEPSEFSAAGKEPIEFDAVVRIDTPGEADYYRNGGILQYVLRSLV; encoded by the coding sequence GTGTCCACGGTTGACAGCTTCGGTGCGAAGAGCACCCTGACGGTCGGCAGCACCGACTACGAGATCTTCCGCATCGACACGGTGCCGGGCTTCGAGAAGCTCCCGTTCAGCCTGAAGGTGCTCCTGGAGAACCTTCTGCGCACCGAGGACGGCGCGAACGTGACGAAGGCTCAGATCGAGGCCCTCGGCTCCTGGGATGCCGCGGCCGAGCCCGACACCGAGATCCAGTTCACGCCCGCGCGCGTCGTGATGCAGGACTTCACCGGCGTGCCCTGCATCGTCGACCTGGCGACGATGCGTGAGGCCGTCACCGCTCTCGGCGGCGACCCCAACCGGATCAACCCGCTCTCGCCCGCAGAGATGGTGATCGACCACTCCGTGATCGCCGATCTCTTCGGCACCGAGAACGCCCTCGAGCGCAACGTCGAGATCGAGTACGAGCGCAACGGCGAGCGGTACCAGTTCCTGCGCTGGGGCCAGACCGCATTCGACGACTTCAAGGTCGTGCCCCCCGGCACCGGCATCGTCCACCAGGTCAACATCGAGCACCTGGCGAAGGTCATCTACGACCGCACGGTCGACGGCACGCTGCGCGCATACCCCGACACGTGCGTCGGCACGGACTCGCACACCACGATGGTCAACGGACTCGGCGTCCTCGGCTGGGGCGTGGGCGGCATCGAAGCCGAGGCCGCGATGCTCGGTCAGCCCGTGTCGATGCTCATCCCGCGCGTCGTGGGGTTCAAGCTGACCGGCGCGATCCCCGCCGGTGTGACCGCCACCGATGTGGTCCTCACGATCACCGACATGCTGCGCAAGCACGGCGTGGTCGGCAAGTTCGTCGAGTTCTACGGCGAGGGCGTGGCCTCCGTGCCCCTGGCCAACCGCGCCACGATCGGCAACATGAGCCCGGAGTTCGGCTCCACCGCCGCGATGTTCCCGATCGACGACGTCACGCTGGACTACCTGCGCCTGACGGGTCGTGACGAGCAGACGGTCGCGCTCGTGGAGGCCTACGCCAAAGAGCAGTCGCTCTGGCACGACGCGTCCCGCGAACTGGTCTTCAGCGAATACCTCGAACTCGACCTGTCGACGGTCGTGCCTTCGATCGCCGGTCCCAAGCGCCCCCAGGACCGCATCCTGCTCTCGGAGGCCAAGAGCCAGTTCGAGAAGGACATCCTCAACTACGCCACGGCGACCTCCTCGGACTCCATCGTCGACCTCGAGGTCGATCAGTCCTTCCCGGCATCCGACCCGGGCTCCGTCCCCGGCGAGGAGGAGACCCACACGGGCGAGATCCTGATCTCCAGCGGCGGGCCCGCTGCCGCCTCGCGGCCGGTGCGCATCACGCCGCCGACCGGGTCGCCGTACGTGCTCGACAACGGCGCGGTCACCCTCGCGGCGATCACCTCGTGCACCAACACGTCCAACCCTTCGGTCATGATCGCCGCCGGCCTGCTGGCCCGGAAGGCCCGCGAGAAGGGTCTGAAGCAGAAGCCGTGGGTCAAGACCACGCTCGGCCCCGGATCCAAGGTCGTCACCGACTACTACGAGAAGTCCGGCCTGGACAAGGACCTCGAAGGACTCGGCTTCTACACCGTCGGCTACGGCTGCACGATCTGCATCGGCAACTCGGGACCGCTCATCGAGGAGGTCTCCGCCGCGGTGAACGATCACGACCTCGCCGTGACGGCCGTCCTCTCGGGCAACCGCAACTTCGAGGGTCGCATCAGCCCCGACGTGAAGATGAACTACCTCGCCTCGCCGCCCCTCGTGGTGGCGTACGCGCTGGCCGGCTCGATGAACTTCGACTTCGAGACCGACGCGCTCGGCAAGGATGAGGCGGGCAACGATGTCTTCCTGAAGGACATCTGGCCGGCGCCCGACGAGGTGCAGGAGATCATAGACTCCTCGATCTCGCGCGAGCAGTTCATCACGCAGTACGCGACGGTCTTCGAGGGCGACGAGCGCTGGAAGAACCTGCCGACCCCGACCGGACCCGTGTTCGAGTGGGACGCGGACTCGACGTACGTCCGCAAGGCGCCCTACTTCGACGGCATGTCGATGGAACTCACCCCGGTCGCAGACATCACCGGCGCCCGGGTACTCGCGACCCTCGGCGACTCGGTGACCACGGACCACATCAGCCCGGCCGGCAACATCAAGGCCGGCACGCCCGCCGCGCAGTACTTGACCGAGCACGGGGTCGGTCAGAAGGACTTCAACTCCTACGGATCCCGCCGCGGCAACCATGAAGTCATGATCCGCGGCACGTTCGCGAACATCCGGCTCAAGAACGCCCTCGTCAGCGCGGTCAACGACGGCGCGGTCGTGGAGGGCGGCTTCACGCGCGACTTCACGCAGGAGGGCGGCCCGCAGTCGTTCATCTACGACGCGAGCCAGAACTATCAGGCTCAGGGCACGCCGCTCGTGATCTTCGGCGGCAAGGAGTACGGGTCCGGCTCGTCGCGCGACTGGGCGGCCAAGGGCACGAGCCTGCTCGGCGTGAAGGCCGTCATCACCGAGAGCTTCGAGCGCATCCACCGCTCGAACCTGATCGGGATGGGCGTGGTTCCGCTGCAGTTCCCGGCGGGCGAGAGCTGGGAGTCGCTGGGCCTGGACGGCACCGAGATCGTCTCGATCCACGGGCTCGAGCAGCTGAACGACGGCGTGACGCCGAAGACCGTCCGGGTGACGGCCGAGCCGAGCGAGTTCTCCGCCGCGGGCAAGGAGCCGATCGAGTTCGACGCCGTCGTCCGGATCGACACGCCCGGAGAAGCGGACTACTACCGCAACGGCGGCATCCTCCAATACGTCCTGCGTTCGCTCGTCTGA
- a CDS encoding nucleotide pyrophosphatase/phosphodiesterase family protein, producing MSFSLPADPPRSRSLTGVVPQMLAAIGGSSDWFAPARSAIVFVVDGLGAHNLAARSGHARFLAAAGSKKDVARTVFPSTTASALTSLLTGSPVGRHGIVGYRALAPERDVVLNQLRGWDTDGLEESWQRSRPLTKQWSEQGRPSFVVSKPEYADTGFTATTMRGAEFVGAVDVAERARIAGELAARHPGAFVYLYAPELDAVGHKRGWQSDEWVAALERVDAAARLLVDAATTQTGVVVTADHGMIDVPRHRHVLLSDDGDLLSGIRHIGGEPRMLHLYTEPGAAAGVHRRWVATEAGRSWVLSRDEAVASGVFGTVDPAVAPRIGDVVVAARSGIAYYDDRLDDKGPQRMVGQHGSLTLEERIVPLIRLGAFA from the coding sequence ATGTCGTTCAGCCTACCCGCGGACCCGCCGCGATCCCGGAGCCTCACCGGTGTCGTCCCCCAGATGCTCGCCGCGATCGGGGGCTCGTCGGACTGGTTCGCGCCCGCCCGGAGCGCGATCGTCTTCGTCGTGGACGGACTCGGCGCACACAATCTGGCCGCCCGGTCGGGTCACGCGCGCTTCCTCGCAGCGGCCGGCTCGAAGAAGGACGTCGCGCGCACGGTCTTCCCCTCCACGACCGCATCGGCCCTCACGAGTCTGCTGACCGGCTCTCCGGTCGGCCGGCACGGCATCGTCGGGTACCGCGCCCTGGCTCCCGAGCGCGACGTCGTGCTCAACCAGCTCCGCGGCTGGGACACCGACGGGCTCGAGGAATCATGGCAGCGTTCGCGTCCGCTGACGAAGCAGTGGAGCGAACAGGGGCGTCCGTCGTTCGTTGTCTCCAAGCCCGAGTACGCCGATACGGGTTTCACCGCAACGACCATGCGCGGCGCCGAGTTCGTCGGCGCCGTGGACGTTGCCGAGCGCGCCCGTATCGCGGGCGAGCTCGCGGCCCGGCATCCGGGCGCCTTCGTCTACCTCTACGCGCCGGAACTCGACGCCGTGGGGCACAAGCGCGGTTGGCAGTCCGATGAGTGGGTCGCCGCTCTCGAGCGCGTGGACGCCGCAGCCCGGCTCCTGGTCGACGCCGCCACCACGCAGACCGGTGTGGTGGTCACCGCCGACCACGGCATGATCGACGTTCCACGGCACCGGCACGTCCTGCTCTCCGATGACGGTGACCTGCTGAGCGGCATCCGGCACATCGGGGGAGAACCGCGGATGCTGCACCTGTACACCGAGCCCGGCGCGGCTGCCGGCGTCCATCGGCGATGGGTCGCGACCGAGGCGGGGAGATCGTGGGTGCTCTCACGCGACGAAGCCGTCGCGTCCGGCGTCTTCGGCACCGTCGACCCCGCGGTCGCGCCGCGCATCGGCGACGTGGTGGTGGCGGCCCGCTCGGGTATCGCCTACTACGACGATCGCCTGGACGACAAAGGACCGCAGCGGATGGTGGGCCAGCACGGCTCGCTCACGCTCGAAGAGCGGATCGTCCCGCTGATCAGGCTGGGCGCCTTCGCCTGA